One Lactobacillus sp. ESL0785 DNA window includes the following coding sequences:
- a CDS encoding tyrosine-protein phosphatase: MKKCSVKTVTSLLALVMLSAAGAETIGNSGVPAVAATKASVSSKKLPYSLKLKGVDNARKITGLIGTKKRKLKANKLLRTGKLYTATKGDLKTLTKKYHLTDVIDLRGQTDATTQPDPKITDVKEHVIDLYGTDFLNDLAKKQAAVKENLIAQEGKEAEFAQEPKYIEYMNWGGSPTAYVQNFSDVMRSLASSKNSQQGYRQVFKVLLKSRGATDIHCTSGKDRTGTTVALVLSALGVSRKQIKQDYLLSNNYYEKAITARKQELAAKNFPQGFIDAQNAIIGVSSTCLDAFFDEIDTNYGSTKSYLINQVGLTNKQIKQLQNKFLK, from the coding sequence ATGAAAAAATGTTCTGTCAAAACAGTTACCAGCTTGTTAGCATTGGTAATGCTTAGTGCTGCTGGTGCTGAAACTATTGGTAATTCAGGTGTACCTGCAGTTGCTGCAACTAAGGCAAGTGTAAGTAGTAAGAAATTACCGTACAGCTTAAAACTGAAAGGTGTCGATAACGCAAGAAAAATCACTGGTTTAATCGGGACTAAGAAGCGCAAGCTGAAAGCTAATAAATTGCTGCGAACTGGCAAATTATATACGGCCACAAAAGGTGATTTAAAGACTTTAACTAAAAAGTATCATTTGACTGATGTCATTGATTTGCGTGGTCAAACAGATGCCACTACTCAACCTGATCCCAAGATCACTGATGTCAAAGAACATGTTATTGACTTATATGGTACGGACTTTTTAAATGATTTAGCTAAAAAGCAAGCCGCTGTTAAAGAAAACCTGATTGCACAGGAGGGGAAGGAAGCTGAATTTGCTCAGGAACCCAAATATATCGAATATATGAATTGGGGCGGCAGTCCTACTGCTTATGTACAAAATTTTTCTGATGTGATGCGTAGCTTAGCTAGTTCTAAAAACAGCCAGCAAGGTTATCGCCAAGTGTTTAAAGTCTTATTGAAGAGTAGGGGTGCCACAGATATCCATTGCACTTCCGGAAAAGATCGCACAGGAACTACTGTAGCTTTGGTCTTATCAGCACTGGGTGTTAGCCGTAAGCAAATTAAGCAAGATTATTTATTGTCGAATAATTATTATGAAAAGGCAATCACTGCCAGAAAGCAGGAATTGGCTGCTAAAAATTTTCCTCAAGGATTCATTGACGCTCAAAATGCTATAATCGGAGTTTCTTCAACTTGCCTTGATGCCTTCTTTGACGAAATTGATACTAATTATGGCTCTACTAAGTCTTATTTAATTAATCAAGTAGGATTAACCAACAAGCAAATTAAACAGTTGCAAAATAAGTTTTTAAAGTAA
- the wecB gene encoding UDP-N-acetylglucosamine 2-epimerase (non-hydrolyzing), translated as MMKIKVMTVFGTRPEAIKMAPLVLKLKADNRFDEVTVVSAQHREMLDQVLEIFKIKPDYDFNIMKQNQSLEEITAKVMIDLAKVIRKEKPDIVLVHGDTTTSFAASLASFYEQSTIGHVEAGLRTWNKYSPYPEEMNRQMTDDLADLYFAPTELSKANLLKENHRANNIFVTGNTAIDALKQTVQQDYHHDVLDLIAPGHKVILVTMHRRENQGEPMRRVFKVMKQVVDSHEDVEIIYPVHLSPRVQQVAQEILGNDPRIHLIAPLDVVDFHNLAKRSYFIMTDSGGVQEEAPSLNKPVLVLRDTTERPEGVKAGTLKLVGTEVDAVREAMLNLLENKAAYQKMASAKNPYGDGHASDRIMDDIAYYFAKPHGKKPADFE; from the coding sequence ATGATGAAAATTAAGGTAATGACGGTTTTTGGTACTAGACCTGAAGCAATTAAAATGGCGCCATTAGTGCTTAAGCTTAAGGCAGATAACCGTTTTGATGAAGTAACGGTAGTTAGTGCGCAGCACCGTGAGATGCTGGACCAAGTTCTAGAAATTTTTAAAATTAAGCCGGATTACGACTTTAACATTATGAAACAGAATCAATCACTTGAAGAAATTACGGCCAAGGTAATGATTGACTTAGCCAAAGTGATTAGGAAAGAAAAGCCGGATATTGTGCTGGTACACGGTGATACAACGACTAGTTTTGCGGCTAGTTTAGCTAGCTTTTATGAGCAGAGTACAATTGGGCACGTTGAGGCAGGGCTGCGAACTTGGAACAAGTATTCGCCGTATCCTGAAGAAATGAATCGGCAGATGACTGATGATTTAGCTGACTTATACTTTGCGCCAACTGAATTAAGTAAAGCGAATTTGTTAAAAGAAAATCATCGTGCTAATAATATTTTTGTCACTGGTAATACTGCAATTGATGCTCTCAAGCAAACGGTTCAACAAGATTATCATCATGATGTCCTTGATTTAATCGCACCGGGTCATAAGGTCATCTTGGTAACGATGCATCGCCGTGAAAATCAGGGTGAACCGATGCGGCGCGTGTTTAAGGTGATGAAGCAGGTGGTTGACAGTCATGAGGATGTTGAGATTATCTATCCTGTCCACTTGTCACCGCGTGTTCAACAAGTTGCTCAAGAAATTTTAGGTAATGATCCACGCATTCATCTGATTGCACCACTTGATGTGGTCGATTTTCATAATTTAGCCAAACGCAGTTACTTCATTATGACGGATTCAGGCGGTGTGCAAGAAGAAGCACCTTCACTTAATAAGCCGGTCTTAGTTTTGCGGGATACAACAGAACGTCCAGAGGGTGTCAAGGCTGGTACACTTAAATTAGTTGGTACTGAAGTTGATGCGGTACGTGAAGCGATGCTTAATTTGCTTGAAAATAAGGCAGCTTATCAAAAAATGGCTAGCGCCAAAAATCCATATGGTGACGGTCATGCTTCCGACCGAATTATGGATGATATTGCATATTATTTTGCAAAGCCGCACGGAAAAAAACCAGCAGATTTTGAATAG
- a CDS encoding LysR family transcriptional regulator, with protein MNLNQLYYFREVADQKQYTKAAANLFIGQPTLSVAIKQLESELNCQLFIHSGHNVVLTKYGRNFYATVTKTLNSLENGKKRLTQMVSQDQHNIHIASIPTAIGTLLPKIVKKFKTDSLTKAHFIYHDNPSLQICQGINAGRYDLGICSFVPEFDNFTYLPLYTEDIIAIVAKESNLAEITEISPEELRGDNLITYSQNIQIGKDVTAALLASTPDLTIINRLHDELAIAGQVIADNAVGIVANTIYLSGFSIHKIKLTLPKNTRQVYLVYNSDRELSPEILNFIDFLKSNKDFIQKTVTQALI; from the coding sequence ATGAATCTAAATCAACTCTATTATTTTCGTGAAGTAGCCGATCAAAAACAATATACTAAGGCTGCAGCTAATCTTTTTATCGGACAACCTACTCTTTCGGTTGCAATTAAACAACTAGAATCAGAATTAAATTGTCAACTTTTCATCCATTCAGGTCATAATGTTGTATTGACAAAGTACGGTCGCAACTTTTATGCTACCGTTACTAAAACCTTAAATTCTTTAGAAAATGGTAAAAAAAGACTCACTCAAATGGTCAGCCAAGATCAACATAACATTCATATTGCTAGTATTCCAACTGCAATTGGTACTTTACTACCTAAGATCGTTAAAAAATTTAAAACTGATAGCTTAACAAAAGCACATTTTATTTATCACGACAATCCTTCACTGCAAATTTGCCAAGGGATTAACGCCGGGCGATATGATCTAGGAATTTGTTCATTTGTACCAGAATTTGATAATTTCACTTACCTACCCTTATACACTGAAGATATTATTGCAATTGTTGCTAAAGAAAGTAATCTTGCAGAAATCACAGAAATATCACCAGAAGAATTACGTGGCGACAACTTAATTACTTATTCACAAAATATACAAATTGGTAAAGATGTTACAGCTGCACTTTTAGCAAGTACACCAGATCTAACAATTATCAATCGTTTACACGATGAATTAGCAATCGCTGGTCAAGTGATTGCCGATAATGCAGTTGGAATTGTTGCTAATACTATTTATTTAAGTGGTTTCAGTATTCACAAAATCAAACTTACTTTACCTAAAAATACTAGACAAGTTTATCTTGTTTATAACTCTGACAGAGAATTATCACCTGAAATTTTAAATTTCATTGATTTCTTAAAGAGCAACAAAGATTTCATTCAAAAAACGGTTACTCAGGCCTTAATTTAA
- a CDS encoding MFS transporter: MKKEESYVGAAASVYLNYAVVGAATIFISQYREVLAQSWHATSAAISLVMAMVGLGRIITILFAGAISDRIGRKKTLLIALVCDAIFLIGAAFANNVWVAGIAAMFFGATNSFGDTAGYPALADAFPDKTATMNSFVKAAMQIMQMIFPFCVKLIHDPRITACLLVLLIIIDTIITMKTAFAPQLEGAEADEQEKSTEDKAEGGSQPKLAIDGLMLIILGFTMCFTFYIFSLYAPYYGQYVLNESAANANQLVSWYSIASLISVFVTSVLVTKIKRLVLIIIYSIVSALGLLFMVLRPSLIAGEIGSLLIGFFAAGGIWQVGLSVLTSYFPQGHGKITSYYSFAPAVVYFVAPLVAAFVLKANSISTLAVFWFTAIITIVSVILTLVLIIRSRNFKVEN; the protein is encoded by the coding sequence ATGAAGAAAGAAGAAAGTTACGTTGGAGCAGCAGCTTCAGTTTATTTAAACTATGCAGTTGTCGGTGCTGCAACAATTTTTATTAGTCAATATCGCGAAGTTTTAGCGCAGTCTTGGCACGCAACATCTGCAGCAATTTCATTGGTAATGGCAATGGTTGGCCTAGGTAGAATTATTACAATTCTATTTGCTGGTGCAATTTCAGATAGAATTGGTAGAAAGAAGACCTTATTGATTGCTTTAGTGTGTGATGCAATTTTCTTAATAGGTGCCGCTTTTGCTAATAATGTTTGGGTGGCTGGCATTGCTGCCATGTTCTTTGGTGCAACTAACTCATTTGGTGATACAGCTGGCTATCCTGCTTTAGCTGATGCATTTCCAGACAAAACTGCAACAATGAATTCATTTGTAAAAGCAGCAATGCAGATTATGCAAATGATTTTTCCGTTTTGTGTTAAGTTGATTCATGATCCAAGAATTACGGCGTGTTTGCTGGTTTTGCTGATAATAATTGATACAATTATTACCATGAAAACAGCGTTTGCACCACAACTTGAAGGAGCAGAAGCTGATGAACAAGAAAAGAGTACTGAAGATAAAGCAGAGGGTGGGAGTCAACCTAAATTGGCAATTGATGGCTTAATGCTAATTATTTTAGGCTTTACGATGTGCTTTACTTTTTATATCTTTTCATTGTATGCACCATATTATGGACAATATGTTTTGAATGAATCCGCAGCAAATGCTAATCAGTTAGTTTCTTGGTATTCAATTGCTTCGTTAATTTCTGTCTTTGTGACTTCGGTATTGGTAACCAAAATTAAACGATTAGTTTTGATTATAATCTATTCTATCGTGTCAGCTTTAGGTCTCCTCTTTATGGTACTTAGACCGTCATTAATTGCTGGTGAAATTGGTTCATTATTAATTGGTTTCTTTGCTGCTGGTGGAATTTGGCAAGTCGGCTTGTCAGTTTTGACATCATATTTCCCACAAGGTCATGGTAAGATCACTTCTTACTACAGTTTTGCACCTGCAGTTGTGTATTTTGTAGCTCCATTGGTAGCTGCTTTCGTTTTGAAAGCTAATTCAATCAGTACTCTAGCAGTATTTTGGTTTACAGCAATCATTACGATTGTTTCAGTTATTTTAACGCTAGTATTAATTATTCGCAGTCGTAATTTCAAAGTTGAAAATTAG
- a CDS encoding FAD-dependent oxidoreductase: MVKKTIKTQAEGRNGQIDFEIEINDNYINDLTVTKSAETPAIFNQAFAKLKDEVISEQSFEVDAISGASIMTQAMLDSGKAALLENNVTLNSKTKNISHKEEILTADVVVIGSGMAGLMAASRALSMGKSVIVLEKNGYLGGATALNGSNVVATGSKLASKLFGQDAKKDTAKLLFDDITRESRGTNYPQLSNLLVNNIGRAIDFITDFADLTYQKAETQTIEHSVDRQVEMPTQSSYEIVMKVAKAFEEKGGKIILDARVEQLKQNNQGELVSLVAEGRHQTLKVNFKSLILAAGGWGARDYQKHKTNIPYYGPMTSTGDYFDFTKDLNLISRNLDWYKVYPHGLEVEPGIAKLTTYSTKEATDMGAIFVNTDGKRIVNESAPYTHFRDAIAEQKDQVAYIVMDERTWNRFYELLLKYGFTADEVQGFFDLDGKKSPVLVKGDLATVAQKAGINAEVLQKTVASYQEAVKAGQDTEFARPAKFMHEFEGSTYYVIEQKLRYCTTLGGYETNNQMQLLNTDLTAVKNFYAAGEIIGGANGHDSMPSMMNSWSYASGFVAGTAAADNTNFYQVEPTDAASGASSK; the protein is encoded by the coding sequence ATGGTAAAGAAAACAATTAAAACACAAGCAGAAGGTCGTAATGGTCAAATCGATTTTGAAATTGAAATTAATGATAACTACATTAATGATTTGACAGTAACAAAAAGTGCTGAAACACCAGCAATTTTTAATCAAGCCTTTGCTAAGCTAAAGGATGAAGTTATTTCTGAACAAAGTTTTGAAGTTGACGCAATTTCTGGAGCATCAATTATGACACAAGCAATGCTGGATTCAGGTAAAGCAGCATTACTAGAAAATAATGTTACTCTGAACTCTAAAACTAAAAATATTAGTCATAAAGAAGAAATATTAACTGCTGATGTAGTTGTTATTGGCTCTGGTATGGCAGGATTGATGGCCGCTTCACGTGCGTTGTCAATGGGAAAAAGCGTTATTGTCTTAGAAAAGAATGGCTATCTTGGTGGTGCAACTGCTTTAAATGGCTCTAATGTTGTTGCTACTGGTTCTAAATTGGCAAGTAAACTGTTTGGTCAAGATGCTAAGAAAGACACAGCTAAACTATTATTCGATGATATAACACGTGAAAGTCGTGGTACTAACTATCCACAACTATCTAACTTATTAGTAAACAATATTGGTCGAGCAATTGACTTTATTACTGATTTTGCTGATTTAACTTATCAAAAGGCTGAAACACAAACTATTGAACATTCAGTTGATCGACAAGTTGAAATGCCAACTCAGAGTTCTTATGAGATTGTAATGAAGGTTGCTAAAGCATTTGAAGAAAAAGGTGGCAAGATTATACTTGATGCTCGAGTAGAGCAATTAAAGCAAAACAATCAAGGTGAACTTGTTTCTTTAGTTGCTGAAGGAAGGCACCAAACACTTAAAGTTAACTTTAAATCATTAATTTTAGCTGCTGGTGGCTGGGGAGCTAGAGACTATCAAAAGCATAAAACTAATATTCCTTATTATGGTCCAATGACATCAACGGGTGACTATTTCGATTTTACTAAGGATTTAAACCTAATTAGTCGTAATCTTGATTGGTACAAGGTATATCCACATGGTTTAGAGGTTGAACCTGGTATTGCAAAATTAACAACTTACTCGACTAAAGAAGCAACTGATATGGGTGCAATCTTTGTTAATACAGATGGTAAACGTATTGTAAATGAATCTGCACCATATACTCATTTTAGGGATGCAATCGCTGAGCAAAAAGATCAAGTTGCATACATTGTTATGGATGAAAGAACATGGAATCGTTTCTATGAATTGCTACTTAAATATGGCTTTACAGCTGATGAAGTTCAAGGATTCTTTGACCTTGATGGCAAAAAGAGCCCAGTTTTAGTTAAGGGCGACTTGGCAACAGTTGCTCAAAAAGCTGGAATTAATGCTGAAGTTTTACAAAAAACTGTTGCTTCATATCAAGAAGCTGTTAAGGCAGGACAGGACACTGAGTTTGCTCGTCCGGCTAAATTTATGCACGAATTTGAAGGTTCTACATATTATGTTATAGAACAAAAATTGCGGTATTGTACAACTTTAGGCGGTTATGAGACTAATAACCAAATGCAATTGCTTAATACAGACTTAACTGCTGTTAAGAATTTTTATGCTGCAGGTGAAATTATTGGTGGGGCTAATGGTCATGATTCGATGCCAAGTATGATGAATTCATGGAGTTATGCTTCTGGATTTGTTGCAGGAACAGCGGCTGCTGATAATACAAATTTTTATCAAGTAGAACCAACTGATGCAGCTTCTGGAGCCTCTAGTAAGTAA
- a CDS encoding shikimate dehydrogenase, whose product MKNEITGVNGPITGWLDGHTYLIGLMAYPIRHSMSPTMHNNSFAKLGLNFTYLCFEIGNDKLKGAVDAIRTLDMRGSNVSMPNKKEVIQYLDKLSPASEMCDAVNTIVNDHGVLTGYTTDGIGFVQSLKDEGIDVKDKVMTLAGAGGAATPIAVQSALDGVKEIKIFNIKDDKWARAEKTVRIISEKTDCKVSLTDLADQDAFKEAIAASDIYCDATGVGMKPLEDQSLVEDPSWFHKDMVVFDTVYAPRTTKLMKVAQKAGVKHVFDGIGMMIDQGAASFKLWTGQDMPTDYIREIMFSEEDK is encoded by the coding sequence ATGAAAAACGAAATTACAGGTGTAAATGGTCCAATTACCGGCTGGCTTGATGGTCATACTTATTTAATCGGATTAATGGCATATCCAATTCGTCATTCAATGTCACCAACGATGCATAATAATTCTTTTGCTAAATTGGGCTTAAATTTCACTTATCTTTGTTTTGAAATTGGTAATGATAAGTTAAAAGGAGCTGTAGATGCAATTCGGACTTTGGATATGCGCGGTTCCAACGTTTCAATGCCAAATAAAAAAGAAGTTATTCAATATTTGGACAAATTGTCTCCAGCTTCTGAAATGTGTGATGCCGTTAATACTATTGTTAATGATCATGGTGTTTTGACTGGATACACAACTGATGGGATTGGTTTTGTTCAATCTCTCAAAGATGAAGGAATTGACGTTAAAGATAAGGTTATGACTTTAGCAGGCGCAGGTGGTGCAGCAACGCCAATTGCTGTTCAATCTGCCCTAGATGGTGTTAAAGAAATTAAAATTTTTAATATTAAAGACGATAAATGGGCTCGAGCTGAAAAGACAGTTAGAATTATCAGTGAAAAGACTGACTGTAAAGTTTCTCTAACAGATTTAGCAGATCAAGATGCTTTTAAAGAAGCGATTGCAGCTAGTGACATTTATTGTGATGCTACTGGTGTAGGGATGAAACCACTCGAAGATCAATCTTTAGTAGAAGATCCTTCTTGGTTCCATAAAGATATGGTTGTTTTTGACACGGTTTATGCACCTAGAACAACTAAATTAATGAAAGTTGCTCAAAAAGCAGGTGTTAAGCATGTTTTTGATGGCATCGGCATGATGATTGATCAGGGTGCTGCTTCATTTAAATTATGGACAGGACAAGATATGCCAACTGATTACATTAGAGAAATCATGTTTTCTGAAGAAGACAAATAA
- the aroD gene encoding type I 3-dehydroquinate dehydratase produces MSTVKIRNIILGEGLPKIAVPNVGTNEEEIFAAAEKIAIAKPDLMEWRIDYYVAGIQDNTKLIATAKKLRKIVVDLPILITFRTKNEGGVLRLSDEIYLNLVQTIIEQRLGDAVDIELFHDETRVKELVQMAHNYNVVVIMSNHDFEKVPPKDVIEFRLKKMAELGADIAKLACMPHNAKDVLTLLAATNEVHQAIDQPLITMAMGEIGKVTRVAGQLFGSSLSFGAVGKTSAPGQLSIEDLRNTESYLAF; encoded by the coding sequence ATGTCTACAGTAAAAATTAGAAATATTATTTTGGGAGAGGGCTTGCCCAAAATAGCAGTTCCTAATGTCGGAACTAATGAAGAAGAAATCTTTGCTGCTGCTGAAAAGATTGCTATTGCTAAGCCCGATCTAATGGAATGGCGCATTGATTATTATGTTGCTGGAATTCAAGATAATACTAAGTTAATTGCAACAGCTAAAAAACTACGCAAAATTGTTGTTGACTTGCCAATTTTGATAACCTTTAGAACTAAAAATGAGGGTGGCGTTTTACGTTTAAGTGATGAAATTTATTTAAATTTAGTACAAACAATTATTGAGCAGCGTTTAGGTGATGCAGTAGATATTGAATTGTTCCATGATGAAACGAGAGTTAAAGAACTTGTTCAAATGGCACATAACTACAATGTTGTTGTTATCATGAGTAATCATGATTTTGAAAAAGTACCACCTAAGGATGTTATTGAATTTAGATTAAAGAAGATGGCAGAATTGGGTGCAGATATTGCTAAGTTGGCTTGCATGCCACATAATGCTAAAGATGTTTTAACGTTACTCGCAGCAACTAATGAGGTTCATCAAGCTATTGATCAACCATTAATTACGATGGCAATGGGTGAAATTGGTAAGGTAACAAGAGTGGCTGGTCAGTTATTCGGCTCAAGTCTATCCTTTGGTGCTGTTGGTAAAACATCAGCACCAGGCCAGTTATCAATTGAAGATTTACGTAATACTGAAAGCTACTTGGCTTTTTAG
- a CDS encoding MFS transporter, whose product MKNTATLSAKQRMRLTTSLYLNYLVHGFSLIIIAQNMANLSQTFNTTIAQISFITSGTGIGRLLGYLLTAYLSDRYPRKATIISGMLCYFIFAWGIILAPNLIVLYCMTTLTGLGNSLLDAGTYTTLVEINHGEGYATILIKGFTSIGEFILPLIVTALQQANLWYGWSFIIMGLLISLNFFLLLPIHFPNLGIEETQEIENFSGISNKTNLFLTVLLSIYGYASMALMIWFTQWISIYGTRFLHYSNIISHGLMSSYSVGSMLGVITLYLLSRKKVNNTKLLVICNSLALLALTIILINKQTVIITLACMTFGFGSAGGAMQLGLTVLMNLHPKHRGLMTSLYYFFGSLASISVPIISGQLFKSSTYLALGSDIIIAFLAVLLVFTIAIMLKPNRE is encoded by the coding sequence ATGAAAAATACTGCCACATTATCAGCCAAACAACGTATGCGTTTAACTACAAGTTTATACCTAAATTATTTGGTTCACGGATTTAGTTTAATTATTATTGCGCAAAACATGGCAAATTTAAGTCAAACTTTTAATACAACGATTGCTCAAATTTCTTTTATCACATCAGGAACAGGAATTGGTCGTTTGCTCGGTTATCTTCTCACTGCCTATCTTTCTGATCGTTACCCACGTAAAGCTACAATTATTAGTGGCATGCTTTGCTACTTTATCTTTGCTTGGGGTATTATCCTTGCACCAAACTTAATCGTTTTATATTGCATGACAACATTAACCGGATTAGGAAATTCACTACTTGATGCTGGAACTTATACTACTTTAGTTGAAATTAATCATGGTGAAGGCTATGCTACCATTTTAATTAAAGGATTTACTTCAATCGGTGAGTTCATATTACCCTTAATTGTTACTGCTTTACAACAAGCAAATTTATGGTATGGCTGGTCATTCATTATTATGGGATTATTAATTTCCTTAAACTTTTTCTTGCTTTTACCAATTCATTTTCCAAATTTGGGTATTGAAGAAACTCAAGAAATTGAAAACTTTTCAGGAATATCAAACAAAACGAATCTTTTCTTAACAGTTTTGTTAAGTATTTATGGCTATGCTTCCATGGCGCTAATGATTTGGTTTACACAATGGATTAGTATTTACGGTACTCGATTCTTACATTATTCCAACATCATTAGTCACGGCTTAATGTCTTCCTATAGCGTTGGTTCTATGCTTGGTGTTATTACACTTTATTTATTATCCCGCAAAAAAGTAAACAATACCAAATTACTAGTTATTTGTAATAGTTTGGCCCTTCTAGCCTTAACAATAATTTTAATCAACAAACAAACAGTGATTATCACTTTAGCCTGTATGACATTCGGCTTCGGTTCAGCGGGTGGAGCTATGCAACTTGGTTTAACTGTTTTAATGAACCTTCATCCTAAACACCGAGGACTGATGACTAGTCTTTATTACTTTTTTGGTAGTTTAGCTTCAATTTCGGTACCAATTATCTCAGGACAACTTTTTAAATCAAGTACTTATTTGGCATTAGGATCTGACATCATCATTGCATTCCTTGCAGTACTTTTAGTATTCACCATCGCTATCATGTTAAAGCCTAATCGTGAATAA
- a CDS encoding GtrA family protein encodes MANRINPWRHPIKFVKRHRNLFVYMIFGFIAALINTIVFMALHKWWGGSVFFSNIIAFVISNLASYFFNQKAVFINNVDQDHSTWHKLIVFFTYRIISLIPDQMIMSVGISWLHLNALLVKIVDQLLVGIFNYLTTRSVFQAQETTMIERAKKRIQNHKNNK; translated from the coding sequence ATGGCTAATAGAATTAATCCATGGCGGCATCCCATTAAGTTTGTTAAACGACACCGCAACTTATTTGTCTATATGATTTTTGGCTTTATTGCTGCATTAATTAATACAATTGTCTTCATGGCTCTACACAAATGGTGGGGCGGTTCAGTTTTCTTTTCTAATATTATCGCGTTTGTAATTTCTAATTTAGCTTCCTACTTCTTTAATCAAAAAGCTGTCTTTATCAACAATGTTGACCAAGATCACTCAACCTGGCATAAGTTGATTGTTTTTTTCACTTACAGAATTATTAGTTTAATTCCTGACCAGATGATTATGTCCGTTGGTATTTCATGGCTGCATTTAAATGCCTTACTCGTTAAGATAGTTGATCAACTCCTGGTTGGGATTTTCAATTATCTGACAACAAGGTCAGTATTCCAAGCACAAGAAACAACCATGATTGAACGTGCTAAGAAGCGAATTCAAAATCATAAAAATAACAAATAA
- a CDS encoding flavodoxin: MKARIVYASMTGNDADMADILEEDLQDYDFDVETSEAEFTDASDYLASDLCIFVTYTYGEGKMTDDVADFYEQLRELDLSGKYFAVMGSGDKTYNDHFCENVFDFEKMFKQVGAEEIVKPVTIENAPDDAAIDAIDKAAKEMAERLNG; this comes from the coding sequence ATGAAGGCAAGAATTGTCTACGCTAGTATGACTGGTAATGATGCAGATATGGCAGATATTTTAGAAGAAGATCTGCAAGATTATGATTTTGACGTGGAAACCAGTGAGGCTGAGTTTACTGATGCCAGCGATTATTTAGCAAGTGACCTTTGCATCTTCGTTACCTACACCTATGGTGAAGGCAAAATGACTGATGATGTTGCTGATTTTTATGAACAATTAAGAGAACTAGATTTAAGTGGTAAATACTTTGCCGTAATGGGCAGTGGTGATAAGACTTACAATGATCATTTTTGTGAAAATGTTTTTGATTTTGAAAAAATGTTTAAGCAAGTCGGCGCTGAAGAAATCGTTAAACCTGTAACAATCGAAAATGCACCAGATGATGCGGCTATCGATGCAATTGACAAGGCTGCAAAGGAAATGGCTGAGCGATTAAATGGCTAA
- the map gene encoding type I methionyl aminopeptidase, translating to MITIKSIRELKGMQASGRLLASMFEGLRAVIKPGITTWEIEEFCQKFVKSRGGRLSEQGFEGYKYGTCISVNDQIAHATPRKDTILNEGDLVKVDVTCNLNGFETDSCTTYPVGKISDADRDLMETTKKAMYLGIDQAILGNRIGDIGAVIQHFVEDEHGYGDVKELVGHGIQPSIHEDPEVPHWGKAGHGLRLREGMTITVEPMVEAGGDWRIEQKTVSDPNDDWVYYATPDGSKSAQFEHTFAITKDGPKILTLQKPYDGYEKYLPHFDEMDD from the coding sequence TTGATTACAATTAAATCGATTAGAGAACTTAAAGGGATGCAGGCTTCAGGCCGGTTATTAGCATCAATGTTTGAAGGTTTGCGCGCTGTGATTAAGCCGGGAATTACAACTTGGGAGATTGAGGAGTTTTGTCAAAAATTTGTTAAGAGCCGCGGCGGACGTCTGTCTGAACAAGGTTTTGAAGGGTATAAGTACGGTACCTGTATCTCAGTTAATGACCAGATTGCTCACGCAACGCCGCGTAAAGACACCATTTTAAATGAAGGTGACTTGGTTAAGGTTGATGTTACTTGTAATCTTAACGGCTTTGAAACTGATTCTTGTACCACTTACCCAGTTGGTAAAATTTCGGATGCCGACCGTGATTTGATGGAAACAACCAAAAAGGCAATGTACCTCGGAATCGATCAAGCGATTTTGGGTAACCGAATTGGTGATATTGGTGCGGTAATCCAACATTTTGTCGAAGATGAACACGGCTACGGCGATGTTAAAGAGTTAGTTGGCCACGGCATCCAGCCAAGTATCCATGAAGATCCAGAAGTACCGCATTGGGGCAAGGCTGGTCATGGCTTGCGGTTGCGTGAAGGCATGACAATCACGGTTGAGCCAATGGTTGAAGCTGGCGGCGACTGGCGCATTGAACAAAAGACAGTTAGTGATCCTAACGATGATTGGGTTTATTATGCGACACCAGATGGTTCTAAGTCGGCACAGTTTGAACATACTTTTGCCATTACCAAGGATGGGCCAAAGATTTTAACTTTGCAAAAGCCGTATGATGGCTATGAAAAATATTTGCCA